The Pararge aegeria chromosome 21, ilParAegt1.1, whole genome shotgun sequence genomic sequence tatgtgcaacaagtgcgacatcgattacccactcaagcgagtgaccgcactcgcttctctcgtgcgttcaacttcgctttcgtgggcaatcgacaacttgtcgcacttgttgcacaatatactattttatgtgtttctctttgtattttgttttcgtgTGTGCATTtgacttcaataataataataatagtaagaagtattattttgattagCGAGCGGCCAAGTCGCCATGGggttttagtaataaatttgtaaaagtagatctgtcttattaataaaatgcgGGGAGCTATGTTTCTCTTGACAGGCAGCACTATTTATAGACCTGTCAAATtaggtaagatttttttatgaccAAAAACTTTGGCACCAAttgtttaagttatattaaagataaataGTTACATTTTATACACCATTTTTTCATGGTGcaacattttgttttcttttttatcacaaaccttcaattgttgtttttttagatATCAAAAATGATTGCTAGTTTCATAGGTACTTCGCCAGTCTCCAAAAAACCATATCTTATCTTATGAATCTGTAAATAAAACAGCCAGTTATACTACCTTTATTGGACAAAAGAAGTAATTATCTTTGAACTCTAGATAGGTAGATGATTACATACTAGCACAAGAGAATATCTCTATATTTATGAtgatataatattgataatgaGTTAATGTTTTATCAAATTCGAATCGGAACTTATAATcgccaatattatttttaattttaacagacGATAAAATGGAGAAGTTCATTATCGCTGGtacaactaacaaaaaaaataatgaaattttacttaaattttattggtGATGATTTTTTTAGATGATCCGGAATGAATTTAACAGAAATTAGTACATacctacacataaataatttactaaatggTATGATTATTAAATAGTATACTGTACCAATATCATTGTCAATGGTCTGATAGATTGCCGACGACCCTTTTCTTGAATACATTAACACAAATCTGCAAATAAATTGTATCTATTAGTGTtgtgtgttaattattattgcatAATTTAATTATCTTCAAAGATATTAGTAGGTACGAACCCCATTGAGcacgagtccgactcgcacatggccgtatttaattaaaaagtaaatatatttttatataaataaaatctaggcATATTTACTTACCCTAGCATGATCAGACAAGCGGCATTCATCACGCTGCTAAGGACATAGATTGCCCCAGGAAATGTCGCCAGAGTAACGCTGTACAGCGAGTTGAATATAACCGGTGCCAGCATTGGGCCAATGCTTTCAACCGCGCAAAGGAATGCAAAAATTTTGGCGATATCCTCCATGGGGAAGTTCTTAGTGAGGAACGAACGTAACAGTGGCCCTGTTAAACCTTTAAACAGCGATATCGCTGAAcctgaaaacaatttttttagactgtaatagatatttattttttaagcgctgatagcccagtggttaggtgCTCGACTACACGGGGTCGGGGGAGTTGGGGTGTAAACATCGTGTCGCATCGCCCGTCTGCGCTTTTGCTTTATGTGCTCGGCTTCCGAGGTTTATACCATAATACGTTCCGCAAGAATTGCAAAAAGATTTGTTGAACATGACTGGTTCGTTGTTTCAGAtttcaactaaataaaaaaatactttttgctttattattatttagtattggTGATCCGGggttcgaatttataatttctgaatcttctctggtctggtctggcgggaggctttggccgtggttagttagcACCCTGCCTCCGAAAACGCCGCCGGTGCCAAGCGTTTTAGCGTAGGtaccggtatgatgtcgcgtgtAAACCGACTAGGCGTGGAATATACGTAACTATCATAGCTTAActaccgccaggtgagattgcagtcgggGGCTTTCTTGTGGAATAGAAACAAAAGAACAAATCATCTTTATCTTGGGCTTCATATACTCTTTTTACTTACCCAAATACATATACCACGATTCAACCGCAAACAGCTTCAACATATTATCGGCAGCAGCCGTAAACAATGCGAGCATAGAAAATGATACATCGCCGAGCCGCAGCAACTTTTGCACCAGAATAACTCCAAGGAACCCCCCTAAGAACATAATCAGCGCACTGACCGACGAATATGTTGTGTACTGTCGCAGGGACCAGTGCAACTTTTGTCTCGAATACATGTACTCTAAAGTACTCAGTCCGTAGATTATCATGATCAGTAGTATTCTAATTACTGCAAGAAGAATAATTTGTGCACGGCCGTTGTATGGCCGTTTCTTGAAGCATTCGCTGGTCATTTCTTTAACGTACAATAAGTCTAGAACTCTTGATGCTCCAccctaaaaaacaaataaactgatGAAAATAAAGACAAGACTGCCTGTTTTTGGATAGGAAGACATAAGGGCTATGAAGTAGCATAGGTACCAGCGCGTACCTACATCCATTTCCACATTTACAAAATGTCATGAAGATACCAAGTACTAAGCAAGAAGAGTAGTTTTAGTTAGTACTAAGACGCGATGGGGTGAAGAACGCagaaactcctcaaatttgagCTATGACAGCGACTTTAGTctgtttttagtaattatttctgattataattaaattttataatttgtatataatataccagTTTCCCTTTTTAATTAAGGTAGGTACTGAATAGAAACCAGTGTATTTTTCTTGTCGGCTGCCAatataagctattttttttaatttactaggCAAAGTAGTTGTTTCTTCCTTAGGCATACTTTGTACAACCCAGTGCTCGCCACTGTTGAAACTTCTATACGAGACGTACCTAACTAACATAAACAACACTTGTTTCCTATATAGGTGACACGAcactaaacttgcattaacGAAATTTGCGACCTAGATTCGAGAcgtaggtactaaacttgcataaaatacacttgcaacctgtatacgagacgtgataaacttacataaacgacacttgcttccttcatacaagacgtactaaacttgcataaaagacacttgcgacctgtatacgcgACGTACTATAGttacataaacgacacttgcttcctttatacaaaacgtactaaacttgcataaaagacacttgcggcCTGTATACGCGACGTACTAAAGttacataaacgacacttgcttcctttatacaagacgtactaaacttgcataaaagacacttgcgacctgtatacgcgacgtactaaactggcataaaaaaaaagttgcgacctgtatacgaaacgAACTAAACTTGACATCAATCTATGCTTTCGATGTCGGCTTATCCATACGCGCCTTAATAAGTTGAGAATTATGATATTggcatattaattattaacaatggcTAAATATTTACCTCCAATGCCCCTCTCAAAGATTCCATTATCCATATATTTGCAAAGGAGTACGCTATCACGTTGAGTGTAGCTGTTAATAATAGTAGATAGACGTTTCCAATCGTCAATATGAGGTAAGTACTAAACAAATTTCCAGCTATAGTGCCCAACGATATTGTTGCGTCCAATATTGTCAttctgtaaaatattataagatattACAATCAAATACCAATAGTGTTCCAACTTTTTGACCACCCTGCTCTTAGCGCAATCTATTTCTGTTAGAGAACAAAGTATAATACGAGTTATATCTAGGGAATTTAGGTAGCGCATCATCCAGACTCTATGGAACAACGTGGAATGACAATTCCGTCTCATGCCACTCGGAGTTGGTGGCAACGAGAAGCAAGCCGGAGTATTTgtcgtaggtacctactatttcGTTAGTTTagtagttagcatgttcgactaagCATTGCTAGGTcttgggtttgattcctggTTCAGGCAAGTAAATCATATTGAGTTTATCTGTCAAGAAATATGTAAGaaccggagtttggaaattggccaGTGCGTCAGAGAGCATGTCAGTTCCAATCTTGTCACTGACATGCAATGATGATACCGTTTAAGCCCGCAAATCCGTGTAAACCGGAGTAATGTGGTGGCTGTATGATTTAAACCCTCTCCGAACCCTTTTCCCTTAGAAGAATGTGGgacattaaaataaagaagatgATGACACAAATAAACGCACGTGACCACGACACATGATTTTTTCTATTGGAAAATTACATATAGGTTTATTCAATATATAGATATTCCTAACTTAAATCGTACATATGGGAAGTTGGGGGAGATAGCCACCAAATTAATTCACCGGTAATATAACCGCGGTCAGAGCCTTGTTTATTTAGGTAGGTTACATACATTAAGAATCCTCGTTCAAAgcgaaaatgtgttttattttttcgctGGGTGCAGTTTTTATAGCGCAGAAATGAAGgtcatcaaaaataattttagtaggtaactaaatatGGCAGTGATCGCACTAAAATACTTTGGCAATAATATTTTTGGCACAAAATAAAACGATCTCCGAAACAAAGGCAAGAGAGTGATAATATGTATTTgaggtatttttaaattgttaaatcatAACACACTTTAAAAGTAAGTAGTGTTTTTCCTCTTTCTCacaaataatgatttaaataatgttatgtaGCCCACCCACATTCGTGGAATAAaagtttatatcctctttgagaCATAGGTTCATGGGCCCTGATTGTCTATGGTATTGAAACTATGAGCGCACGAAATTTAAATAGGTAGATATGTATCAATGATCTGCATACAGCGCGGCGTACAGCCGTAATGGTAATCAAATGAAAAGGCAAGGCCAAACGATCGCATCCTTCTTCcactgttctgttctgttcacTGTTCGTGTGCACTGGTATCGTGATAAGTACCTACATAGCTAAGTATATTGTCTACTCGTCTCTTCTCTTCTTTGGCGTCACaagataaattttttatctctcgcgttattctacgtttgtagaaaaaatgttgaatattgacggtgtgcgcgcgcttcgtaaaaatttaccctcaccatttttccctaacgcgccaaaagaagtataacttcaatatacatatattctatAACATTTAAATCTAACTGTTTTATACCTCTTTTCTAAGATGAGTCGTGTCTTTTTACACAGGGCCAATTTAACAACttgtgcccgttttcactaaaccaaggCATCGCTTAAATCGAAtgcaacataatatataaatcattaatttggatatctatagaaaaaaacattcaccaactcttaggtgataactattggtgaacggcggatgtatgcctaggaatctccttagattaggcgttacttaaataggcattgccttgttcgtcgttagtgaaacgGTCATTAGTGTCTTAGACAGTGTAGGTTATAGAGAATCTGGGATCGAATAacaaatgtttgttttaaaaaaggtTAAACAAGATGGATTAAGTATCCTACCTAAGCGACGAGCTGCTAGCTGAGCTGGTATCATTGATATAGCAGTACGCACCGGTGAACATGACAATGTATCCGCCAGTGATGGAGAACGGGACTGCCGTAGCGACGTACCACCACGGGCTCAGGGTTTCTATCATGGCGAAGATGACTATCAAGATGCCCGATATCGCCATACCTAGAAGTATTTAGGATATACTTGGCATAGTGTTCGCTAAACATCATTATCCGTCTAAGTTTGTTTGGGGGCTTCTTTTTAGAACCCTCCTACTTTAGCATATTAACGCTTAAAAGGTGCCGGTGATAAACCTAcgtgaataaataataagtgtGTGGCAATTATGGTTACCCATACGGTATAATGGTATACCCCTAATTATTGTTCTTTACGTACTCTACGGTACGTGGCAACTACCACGGCATATTGAGAATAGTCCTTGGCGAGAAATAAACCCAAGACTATCTACTATATTGTGTTAAACTGACGacttataaaaatctaaaatgacCAATTTCTGAAATAACTTATTAatcgatactaatattatgaatttgaaagggtttgtttgtttaaggAAAACAGAACACAAGGAATAAGTAAAGAGAACCCTATAATTTTGTCTCTGGTAAGGTACAGTTtacttttagaaattaaaagttCAGAAAGTTATTATATCTTACTTACCAAACAATGGCCATACTATTAATGGCTTTCTACCATACGTATCCGACCAGACTCCTAAGAACATAGACAAAACCGCCGGGCAGAGGTACTCTAACACCATTTTCACTGTAGATATGTAAGTGGAGTATCTTTGCACGTCTTCCTCTAGTCCTGCGGTAGCATTTGTTTTTATCGGCGATAGAAATGGTTTACATTCATATTCGGTGTGACCTAAGGAGTGTACACACGTCCTGTATAGAATTATGTTGCTAAGGGCCGaacctgaaacaaaaaaagaagaGAAAATCGCACAAATCACTCAAGTAGCTACTCTTTGAGGGTCTTTGTTAAACCATTCTCCTTTGTCGCCCAATTAAGATTATATAGTAACTAGTAAGCATGCAAagtttgcattttatttttattttttaatctagaAATCATCGGCTTTAGTTTACCTAAATTAACTTTGACTAATGTATACTTTAGTTGTTACACTTACACTTAGAGGAAATATCAgtagatataattattaaaaaaaaaactatctatctatttatctgtCTTTAATCTGtacatatctatatttataccTTTTTATCTCTTTGTCTATATATCTGTTGGTTCGTGCGcgcatcacgcaaaaactactgaacgtatTTGAGTGCAATTTGGTACATTTATAGCTGAGCCtccggattgaaataaaatatccgCTCTACCATTcagattttaagaattat encodes the following:
- the LOC120633510 gene encoding solute carrier family 46 member 3-like isoform X1 — encoded protein: MADNGDRSSLLPLPKRSIATTIELPILLNMIAVSLTGSALSNIILYRTCVHSLGHTEYECKPFLSPIKTNATAGLEEDVQRYSTYISTVKMVLEYLCPAVLSMFLGVWSDTYGRKPLIVWPLFGMAISGILIVIFAMIETLSPWWYVATAVPFSITGGYIVMFTGAYCYINDTSSASSSSLRMTILDATISLGTIAGNLFSTYLILTIGNVYLLLLTATLNVIAYSFANIWIMESLRGALEGGASRVLDLLYVKEMTSECFKKRPYNGRAQIILLAVIRILLIMIIYGLSTLEYMYSRQKLHWSLRQYTTYSSVSALIMFLGGFLGVILVQKLLRLGDVSFSMLALFTAAADNMLKLFAVESWYMYLGSAISLFKGLTGPLLRSFLTKNFPMEDIAKIFAFLCAVESIGPMLAPVIFNSLYSVTLATFPGAIYVLSSVMNAACLIMLGFVLMYSRKGSSAIYQTIDNDIGTVYYLIIIPFSKLFMCRFIR
- the LOC120633510 gene encoding solute carrier family 46 member 3-like isoform X2, which translates into the protein MADNGDRSSLLPLPKRSIATTIELPILLNMIAVSLTGSALSNIILYRTCVHSLGHTEYECKPFLSPIKTNATAGLEEDVQRYSTYISTVKMVLEYLCPAVLSMFLGVWSDTYGRKPLIVWPLFGMAISGILIVIFAMIETLSPWWYVATAVPFSITGGYIVMFTGAYCYINDTSSASSSSLRMTILDATISLGTIAGNLFSTYLILTIGNVYLLLLTATLNVIAYSFANIWIMESLRGALEGGASRVLDLLYVKEMTSECFKKRPYNGRAQIILLAVIRILLIMIIYGLSTLEYMYSRQKLHWSLRQYTTYSSVSALIMFLGGFLGVILVQKLLRLGDVSFSMLALFTAAADNMLKLFAVESWYMYLGSAISLFKGLTGPLLRSFLTKNFPMEDIAKIFAFLCAVESIGPMLAPVIFNSLYSVTLATFPGAIYVLSSVMNAACLIMLGFVLMYSRKGSSAIYQTIDNDIDS